CTGCAAGCAGAATGGAAACGCCTTGCACGAGAACAACAACCCCTGTCACTGATTTTATTGGATGTTGATAAATTCAAATCATACAACGACTACTATGGTCATCTTCGAGGCGATGATTGTCTAATTAGACTAGCACAAACAGTGCAAAAGATAGTTGATCGTCCTGCTGATCTCGTGGCGCGTTACGGAGGAGAAGAATTTTCGGTACTCCTTCCCAATACTGACTTAGCGGGAGCAATCACAGCAGCACAAAATATTCAACAAGCAATTCACGATGGCGCTATTCCCCATGCACAGTCTGATATCAAGGATATCGTCACAGTTAGTTTGGGTATTACTTCTGTCATACCCACTTACGACATCAAGCCAGATACACTCATTGCTTCAGCCGATAAAGCACTGTACGATGCCAAACAAAAAGGGCGCGATCGCTATTGTTACTCATTTAATGAGAATATTTACCATCAGTCTTTGTTGGAAATATAGCCACAGTAGCCTGAAGTTTATAGAATTAATATGCTCACTTCCTCCCTTTAGCTATATAGTGAACAATCTAATCCCCCTCATCCCCCTCATCCCCCCATCTCCCCCTATTGAAGAAATGATATTAACTACCTGGACATAAGGCGCGATCGCTTTTTGTTATCCTCTGATTAGTCTGCAAATAATCCTGTAGCCAACTGCAACCGCGCGTGAGTAAATTTTCTAGCTGCAAATCAGCTAACTTCCGAAAAATTACTGTATCATTGCCACTCCCCGCCGCCAAAATCTGACCATCAGGACTAAAGCTAACACTAGTTAACTCTTCTTTATCACCTTTCAACACAATCAACAAAGTTCCTTGTTGGTTCCAAAGCCTGATTTTATCATTACTGCTAGCAGCCAAAGTCTTGCCATCAGGACTAAAACTCACCCCGATGAAACTATCGCTATCCCCCCCAAGAGTTTTGAGTAGGCGACCATCCCGACTCCAAATTTTCACCGTGTTATCAATACTAACTGAGGCAAGAGTTTGACCATCAGGCGACCAAGCTACACCACTCACCCGGCGGCGATGGCTCTGTAGGGTATATAGTAATTTACCATCTAAATTCCAAATTTTCACGGTGTTGTCGTCACTAGCTGAAGCTAACAACTTACCGTCATTGCTGAAGCTGACCCAATTAACTGGGCCTTTATGACCTCGTAAGGTGTGTAGCAGTTGACCGTCACGACTCCAAAGCCTCACTGTTGCATCTTTACTCGCTGAAGCAACGGTTTGACCATCAGGTGCCCAAGCCACACCCAAGACTGTATCATCATGACCTTTTAAGGTGTGCAGCGGTTGACCGTCGCTACTCCAAAGCTTCACCGTTTTATCTTTACTCGCTGAAGCAATTTCTCGACCATCTGGGCTAAAACTGACACCCCAGACTTGCCCCTCATGCCCTGTGAAAGTCCGGAGTAGTTTACCGTAACGAGTTAAAATTTTGACAGTATTATCTTGACTGCCTGCTGCTAAGGTGCGGCCATCTGGGCTAAAACTAATGCTAGTAATCCATTTATTGTTATCAGTTTTAGGGTTTCGTAGCAGCAAATCATCCCAACGCCAGAGTTTGATAGTTTTGTCCCGACTGGTAGAAGCGAGGGTGCGACCATCAGAGCTAAAACTAACGCTATTTACCCAATTATTATGCCCTTTAAGTGTGCCCAATAGCAGACCATCAGTACCCCAAAGTTTGATTGTCTCGTCGATGCTGGCTGAAGCAATAGTATGACCATCAGGCGACCAAGCTACACCAGTAACTGCGGCACTATGACCTGACAAAATACTCAGTAAGTTACCTTGCAAATTCCAGAGTTTGATAGTTTTGTCCAAACTAGCGGTAGCAATCATCTGACCATCAGGCGACCAAACTACAGCCAAAACTGCGTCATTATGTCCCTTCCAAGTTTTGAGTAGCCGACCGTCTCGACTCCAGAGGCTGGCGGTTTTATCAGCACTCACAGAAGCAATAGTTTGACCATCAGGCGACCAGGCTACGCCTAACACAGCACTATTATTTTCCTTTAAGGTTTTGAGTAATTTACCGTCTCGATTCCAAAGTTTGATGGTGTTGTCGCTACTGGCTGAAGCAATAATTTGACCATCGGGGCTGAAACTAACACTATTTACTCCAGCCTGATGACCATTGAAGGTGCGAAGCAATTTACCATCCCGACTCCACAACTTTACTGTTTTGTCCTGGCTAGCAGAAGCAATCATTTGACCATCGGGGCTGAAACTGAGGCTATTAACCACATCTTTATGCCCTGACAAAGTTGTGAACTCGCTACCATCGGGATACCAGAGTTTAATTGTGGTGTCTGCACTAGCAGAGGCAATTAAAGAGCGATCGGGGCTGAATACAGCACTATTCACCCCAGACGTATGCCCCTCTAAGCGATTATACTCTCTGGCCCCGGACACTGCCTGATAAAGCGCTGTCTGCACCTGCTCTCTGGTATTATCATCTACCCAGAGTACTTTTTGTAATTTTCTCCCTGCTTTTAAACCTTCTTTTAAGGCATCGATACCTTTTTGGGAAGCAAACAATGCTTCACTGGATACACTCTGGGTTTTAATTTCGTTATTGACTGCTGTAATAATAGAGATACTTAATCCTAAGATGGCAAGGATTGAAGCAGTTAAGGCAATTTTCAGTGCGCGATTTAATCGAGTTTCACTCAGTCTTTGTTTTTCTTGACTTTCTGCTAATTGAGTTGTTAACTCTTTTTCCTTGAGTTCAGCTCGTAATTGCTCAATTTCTAACTGACTCAGTTCTTCGCGCTTACGCAGTTCTCGTAATTCTGTGATTAAATCTAAACCCCCTTGAGGGAGAGTACCTACTAATTTGACTTGCTGTTTTTTTTGTGTCAGTTCGGTTTTCAATCGCTCAATTTCAGCTTGACTTTGATCTACTTTAGAGCGTAGCTGGTTGAGTTGTGCTTGCAAGTTTGATTCTTGTTGTTGTAGGTAGCGAATCAAGTCTACTAAATAATCATGAATCAGTTGATAGCGTTCGGGTACATCAGGAAATAACACTACTAACCCAGAGCGCACTAAAATATCTAATACTAATTCCAATTTACCAGCATCTTCTAATTCTGCTAGTTCTGCTGTTAATTCCGCACGAGTTTTAAAAGGGCGTTTGTTGCTTTCATCTGTTAATAAATATAAAACAAGTAGAGCGGCTTGTTCATTTTCTGGGCCGCAGTCTCTAATCAGTTCTTTAATATAGCGTTCAATGAGTTTGTTTGGTCTATATTGCTGATATTGCTGTAGTGTGGTAATTTGTTCATCTTGGAGTTGTGCCCCAACTACTTGCAATTCTATAGGACGAACTTCTCCAAATTCTGTGGATAAATCATCGACTAAAGCATCAATTAAGGCAGGTTCTAAGTGAGCCTGAGAACGTTCTGTTAACTTGTGGATGATGGCTTTGGCATATTCAGGCGAAAAATTATTTAATTGGTAGCGAATATGTTTGTCGAGGATATTGTGATTAATTGCCTCTAGTGCTGAGAGATGTTGAAATTCTAATAAACGATGTAAATAATCTTCTCGCAACGAGAGAATCACTTTCACAAAGGATATATTTAAACAGTCACTGATAAATCTATCGAATGCTTGCTTTTGATGGCGATCGCTATAACCAAAGAAAAATTCTTCAAACTGGTCAAAAATCAAAACTGTTATTAGATGGTTATTAGCATTCTCTTTTAATTGTTGCAAAATATCGCCAATGGTTAGGGGTGTATCAGCGTATGGCAAAGCTTCAGGTGCAATGGCTACCTCTGCCTTGATTTGAGAGATTGCCTCCCTTAAAGATTTGCCTAATGCCTGTACCCAATCGGTATAAACTTGCAAGACCACAGGTACAGCAATTTGATCGCCAACTGCTCTATTTTGCAACGCTGGTACCAACCCCGCGCTCACAATAGAACTTTTACCCACCCCTGACTGTCCGTGAATTACCGTCAGCTTTTTATCCGCGCGGCTAATTCTGCCAATTAAATTGTTAATATCTCGTTCTCGACCAGAAGCAGCTATTTCTAAAGCAACACTGCTACTTCCAGATGCCGACATCAAGGCGGGGTTTGTCGCTTGTCGTTGCGGTTGCAAGCGCCCTGCACCAATGAAAGCGCGGAAACCATACTGTTGCTCGATAGAACGCCGTTTCTGTCTAATAATGTAGGCTTGTAGATATCTACCTGCCTCAAAATAGAGCGATCGCAAATTCCGCAAAAATCGAATATAACGATGGGCATCATATTGATGGAAACTGTTTTCTAAAGCTGCTGGTAGTTCCTTACTGGCTTTATCTAAATATTCACGGGCTACATTTTGTTCACCCAAGTTTTGTTGTGCTTTGGCTAAAACTAAATAATAAATCTGCGCTAACAATAACGGAAATAAACATTCATGGCTAGCGCTTTGCTTTTGTGCCTCAGCTAATTTTAACAGTGAGACATGTGCCAATATACTTGACTGTAACCATCGCCCTTGTTCTACAGCTACTTGAGCGAGAAAACCATAGTCACAAGCAAGTTGAATTTGACTGCCATAAGTTTGATGCAACTCTAAAGACTTTTGAGCAACAATTTGCAAATCTTCCCACTCTTTTAGATGTTGCAAAACTTCAGCAAGTTGACCAATAAATTCAGCAGCTATATCCCCACGACCAGCCACTTGTAAAACACTCAAGCATTGCTGAAAATAAGATTTAGCTGTGTACCAATAGCGGCGGTTTTCTATCTGATTGTGTTCAGCTAGGCGGCAATAACATAGCCCAATATAAAATAGTAAAACTCCCTGTCTGAGTAAAGGAGAAGATACCGGAGTCGGAGGAGTCGGAGGAGTTGCACCAGCAAATACTCCCTCATCTCCCTCATCTCCCTCATCTCCCTCATCCCCTATTTCTACCAAATGTTGCCAAACCTGTAAGCTTTGCTCAAAATGGCTCAAAGCGATATTGATTCGGTCACTCACATAATTATCCAGACCGAAAACAAATTTTAAACTAGCATGTAATCCTGGCTCTAAGGTAATACCACGTTCTTGCAATTCTCTAATGGCAAACTGGAGTTCATCGTTATGTTGCCAGACTTGTTCGAGAGTCGAATAATTCTTTAAAGTGTGAAGTTCTTGATGTTGTGCAGAATGCTTTGGTAAGATTTTCGCAAACAAAGAGTCAGTTTCTTGTTGCAAAAATTGCAGCAGTTGGGGAGTAGTCATTTCAAATCTAATTGGTGTAGCTGCCCAACTAGCAAAATCTGGTGCGAAACGTACTATCTTTTGCAATACTTCTTCATTCACCCACAAAACAAAAGGAAAGGAGTGACCTTTACGAAATTCATCACGAATATGATTAATTGAACTGAGTAAATCCTCAATTGCCTCCACTGCCTCTAAACCCAAAACCATCAAAGCTGAAGGCGGTTTTTCCCCAGTCACGAGTTGTAAATGAATGTTGAGGTAAAGACTTCTAGCATTGTGGGGCAAAATTACTTTTTGCAGATGCTCTGCCGCAGATATTTCTGCGAGTCTTTGCAACATTTCCTCTTGCAAAACCCGATAATTGCAACATACCAAAACCACGGAGAATTGATTGCTGGATAGAGAAATTGCCCGCTCCAAACTCCGCAAAGCCCGCTCATTAGCTGCTTTTATATTTGCTTGTGGGTGTCGTTCAACCATGATCTAAATTTTGGTGTTTCTTCTAAAACTGGGTTGACGGCAAACCAAGCCCCCTGGCGATCGCGGTATTCAAACACAAATAAGCTCCGCAACAAGGTATGGTATTCTATATCACCTCTGACTCTTTGCTGTTGCACCACCTGAAAAATTAATTCCCATTCTTCAGGGTCAATGGCATTGGCTCGGTAGTCCCGCTGTCTTTGGATGACTAATTCTAGACACTCCCGGTCAAATGGCGGGTCTTGTTCCCGCAGACAGTCAAACAGCAACCCTAATAAGTCACGCACATGACCACCACTAATCAGGCACAATCGGTCTAGGGTTGCCAAATTATCAAACACTTCTGTAATTAAGCTTAAGCGATCGCTAGGCAAAATGTTGGGAAAAGCTCTAGCTAACACCATTTGTCGCATTAATTCCAGCCCTTCGGTAGAAACTTCGCCAGAACGCAAACGCACCGGTATCATCGGTAAAACTTTTGGCGCGACACCGCCCCCCAAGCGATGTTGTAGTTCGGCGCTATCGTTGGAGAAAGTTAAAGCCAAGGGAATCGTGTAGACTATATGACAATCGAGTTTGCGTAACTGTTCGCCCCGCTCGATAAACAAGTATTCTGGTAGCGATCGCCCTGATGGTAAAGGTCGAATTGCTACTCGATCCAAGTTATCAACAATTACCACCAAACTTTTTTTACCCAAGGCTTTGAGTTCAGTGTTGGCACGTTCTAGCAGTTCAGTATTAATTGACTGTAAAATATTTTGGGTGCGCGGTTCTAAATAATCTCTTAATCTTCGCCGCAATTGTGGACTTTCTTTGGTCTTGGCGGTAATCTTACCAATACCCACAGACAACTCTGCTTCTACACCTAGTTCGATTGGCGTTTGTAAAAAATCAACCACCTCAGCAAACAACTTGGTGAAGTAGCGGGGTTTGAGGCGGATTTTCATCGCTTCTAAGCTTTCGCTGACTTGACCCGCGATCGCCAATAAAATATCAGTCACATCCACATCTGCCATTTCTAAGACATGGGTAGACTCAAAGTAGACTACATGAAATTTCTGCTCCTCTAACTCGGCTTGCAGTCGTAATAATTCCGTTGATTTTCCACAGCCGAGATGCCCTGTAAATAGCTGACAGGTTGGTGCATCCGGCGATATCCGAGTAATGGTGCGCTGCAAAGCCTCGATGATTTTGCCACCCCGCACCGCAGCAAAATCGATATAGTACTGGCGATCGCTAGCATTTCCGATTATTAGAGGTCTGCTCGGATTACAAGCCTGATAAAATCTTGCTAAATCTAGGATCATAACTAATCGAATTCACTCAATAAGGGAAAAGATGGAATCGGCTGAATTCATATATTTGTTTGAGGAAATTTATGCTTTAGTCTAGGTTTATGATCATCAACTTTCTCACGACTTACGCCCATTTTCATAAATTTTTTGTTGAGGCTGTCAATAGTCAGTACTATGACAATTTGCAAAAATTATTGATATATAGCAATCCGATTTGATTTCTGAATCACTCGTAGAGGTAAGGGACTGGGGACTGGGGACTGGGGACTAGGAAGAAGGAATAAAGGTGTACTGAGTTTTGTTCAAAAATCAAATATGAGTCCTATAGAATAAGTTACTGTTATGAATATTAAAAATATTCAGCAGATAAAAAGGTACTGTTAAGTACAATTTTGCAGTATTATTGACTATCGAGTTATTTGACGTGCCCAGAATTAAAACCTCAACTACTCATCACGTTCAGTTTTAATTATGGACACAAAAATTAACTCGACTGCAATTAAACTACATACATTACTATTCCCTACAAGTGCGATCGCGCAGGCAATCTGGTGGTTGGTCATCTCTAGCAGATATGTGCCACGGCGTCACGCGTGAGTGAGCATTTATGCTGTGGCTGATTATACCAGTTGCTATAGGGATCTGATGTTGAAAAATTGGTACTATATTACAGGCATTGTGTAGATAAACAGGCAATGCCATCAGGCCAATCCAAATTGTCCTACTCATACAAACCTCAGCGAACAATTCGCGATCGCGCTATATTATAGACGCAACCTTGATGAACTAAAGTTTAAAAACTGAGCATTGTATGTTGATATTGCGTCAATTTACTCAATGCTACTACTCACAAAAGACGTGAGTTATCAAATATCAGTTCCAGCGTTTTGTCGGGATAGGCATAGCCTACAATAGAGCCTCCCACTAACTTATGCAGATGCAACCCCAAAAATCAGGACAAAAATCTCCCAGCAGCTAAAAACCTATGAGCAGGGGAGCAGGGGAGCAGGGGTGAAAGAATTTGTATCAGTGATTAAGTCAAATGACAACTGACAACTGACAACACTTCGGGTGAGCTTCAGTGCATCGCTGACAACTGACAACTGACAACTAACCAACACCCCTAATTTTACGTTTCAGTGGATAAGTTGTATCTTGCTAGCTGCTTCCCCAGATAAAATAGTTAACAAATGTTGCCTACTAGCTGACTCATGACGCCTTCACCAGATGTAGACGCTGTAACCACTCCTGATATCGACCTGGAAGGGTACGACAACTCAGAATTTGACCCTCTCGATGAGTTACCAGGAGAGGTCGAAATGTCGCTTTTCGACCACCTAGAAGAGTTGCGACAGCGGATTTTTTATTCTCTCATTGCTGTAGCAGTGGGTGTTATCGGCTGTTTTTTTGCCGTTAAACAAATTGTCCAGCTACTAGAAGTCCCGGCTCAAGGAGTAAAATTTCTCCAACTTGCTCCTGGGGAATATTTCTTTGTCTCTATTAAAGTTGCAGGCTACACCGGCATAGTACTTTCTAGTCCGTTCATACTTTACCAAATTATCCAGTTCGTTCTTCCTGGACTGACTCGCCGCGAACGCCGCTTACTGGGGCCTGTGGTTTTGGGGTCGAGTGTGCTGTTTGCTGCTGGGTTAGTATTTGCTTATTTACTCCTTATCCCCGCAGCTTTGAAATTTTTCATCAGCTATGGAGCAGATGTAGTAGAACAACTGTGGTCAATTGACAAATATTTTGAATTTGTGCTGCTGTTGTTATTTAGTACTGGCTTAGCATTTCAAATACCCGTAATTCAACTTTTATTAGGTAATTTAGGAATTGTTTCTTCCAAAAAAATGCTAGCTGGTTGGCGTTTCGTGATTATGGGTGCAGTGGTTTTAGGAGCCGTCCTCACACCTTCTACTGACCCCCTCACCCAAAGCCTGTTAGCAGGTGCAGTGCTGGGACTGTACTTTGGTGGTATTGGTTTGGTTAAGCTCACAGGTAAATGACACAAATCACTTATAATCGCAAGTCTCGTACAATTTTAAAAAGAACGGTTGCAAGTGTCAAACAATCAAAACTGAAAACAGTATAGAGATGTAGGCATTACAACTGGTTTGATAGTCTTGGAGGCAACCTTCAAATGGTACAAGCACCATCATCCAACATACTAACATTAGAGGAGTTTCTGCGCTTACCAGAAACGAAACCTGCCAGTGAGTACATTGATGGTCAAATTATTCAAAAACCCATGCCCCAAGGTAAACATAGTTTAATTCAAGGAGAACTTGTACCTACTATCAATTTTGTAGTTAAGCCTCAGCGCCTTGCTCGTGCATTTCCTGAGTTACGTTGTACATTTGGTGGGCGTTCAATTGTACCTGACATTGCGGTTTTTGTCTGGAGTAAAATTCCGCGTGATGAAAAAGGAGAAGTTGCCAATACATTTCCCATTCCTCCAGATTGGACAATTGAAATTTTATCTCCCGATCAAAATCAAACAAAAGTAACAAAAAATATTCTGCATTGTTTGAAGCATGGAACTCAAATCGGTTGGTTGATTGATCCAACAGAGCAAACAGTGTTTGTTTATCGTTCTAAGCAAGAAACTGAGGTATATGATAAGCCAGAAGCACTACTTCCTGTGCCATCCTTTGCCAGTGAACTGCAACTGACAGTCAAAGAATTGTTTGCTTGGTTGTTGGAGTAAACATAAATTTCAAGATACAAGTATTATAAAATACTAATTTACACAGCAAAAACCTCATAATATCCATTCAGAAGAGCGATCGCCCAAGTCTAAAGGTATGCTAACAGCTTTGCCGAGGCGGGGGCGATCGCGTGTTTGTGTAATAAACGTTTGTACCTGGATTGCCCCACCCAAGGCATGAAGATAGTTAGCAATGCTGTCAAGATGGGCTTGGTACTCCTCCTCACTTAAGGGAAATGAAGCTTGTTCTAGATACTTCCACATGATTTGTAAAAATATCTTGCCTTGGGTGCGCCGAAACTGCACATCATATGAATATCCCCACTTGTCAAGCATAAGTTTGCGTAATTCCTGTCCTGTCATAGCTTTACTCAATTAGATTTTACATTTAGTTATGATGTTAAGTTCCGTAACTCAAGTATGATAGGGATATAAAGAAATGTAATGCTAACAGAAAGGATGCTAAAAGAATCTTGGAACAAAGAAGTTTGGCATCGTTGCAGGCGTTAGCATTTCGACTCGACAGGAGTTGATCAAGTATTGCTACTCTTGTCAAAATGCTTAACAAAATACACAAAAAGCGCGTAGATTATGGCTCAATTTTCTGAATCAGCAGACGTGCCCGATATGGGGCGTCGTCAGTTCATGAATCTGCTCACTTTTGGGACTGTAACTGGAGTAGCTCTGGGTGCATTGTATCCCGTTGTCAATTACTTTATTCCACCAGCTAGCGGTGGCGCTGGTGGTGGGACAACAGCAAAAGACGAGCTAGGCAACGATGTAAGCGTCAGTAAATTTCTGGAAAGCCGTAACCCAGGCGATCGCAACCTAGTTCAAGGACTAAAAGGCGACCCCACCTATATTGTGGTGGAAAGCAAAGAAGCAATTGCTGATTACGGTATTAATGCTATCTGTACCCACTTAGGTTGTGTTGTACCTTGGAATGTGGCTGAAAACAAGTTTAAATGCCCTTGTCACGGTTCCCAATATGATGCAACTGGTAAGGTTGTTCGGGGGCCAGCACCACTGTCTTTGGCTTTAGCCCATACCAATGTAAACGACGACAAAATCGTCTTAACTCCTTGGACTGAAACCGACTTCCGCACAGGCGAAGCACCTTGGTGGGCTTAATTTAATGCGATCGTGCGCTCGTTGTTAGCCCAAAGTCCATAGTATAAATCATTGACTATTGACTAATGACTAATGACTAATGACTAATGACCAATTCATCAGAGAATCGTTGTCCTTATTGAGATGAGTAATGCTTGTACAACAGCGAGGTTAACTCGCAGTGCTAGG
Above is a window of Nostoc sp. UHCC 0702 DNA encoding:
- a CDS encoding AAA family ATPase — its product is MILDLARFYQACNPSRPLIIGNASDRQYYIDFAAVRGGKIIEALQRTITRISPDAPTCQLFTGHLGCGKSTELLRLQAELEEQKFHVVYFESTHVLEMADVDVTDILLAIAGQVSESLEAMKIRLKPRYFTKLFAEVVDFLQTPIELGVEAELSVGIGKITAKTKESPQLRRRLRDYLEPRTQNILQSINTELLERANTELKALGKKSLVVIVDNLDRVAIRPLPSGRSLPEYLFIERGEQLRKLDCHIVYTIPLALTFSNDSAELQHRLGGGVAPKVLPMIPVRLRSGEVSTEGLELMRQMVLARAFPNILPSDRLSLITEVFDNLATLDRLCLISGGHVRDLLGLLFDCLREQDPPFDRECLELVIQRQRDYRANAIDPEEWELIFQVVQQQRVRGDIEYHTLLRSLFVFEYRDRQGAWFAVNPVLEETPKFRSWLNDTHKQI
- the tatC gene encoding twin-arginine translocase subunit TatC; this translates as MTPSPDVDAVTTPDIDLEGYDNSEFDPLDELPGEVEMSLFDHLEELRQRIFYSLIAVAVGVIGCFFAVKQIVQLLEVPAQGVKFLQLAPGEYFFVSIKVAGYTGIVLSSPFILYQIIQFVLPGLTRRERRLLGPVVLGSSVLFAAGLVFAYLLLIPAALKFFISYGADVVEQLWSIDKYFEFVLLLLFSTGLAFQIPVIQLLLGNLGIVSSKKMLAGWRFVIMGAVVLGAVLTPSTDPLTQSLLAGAVLGLYFGGIGLVKLTGK
- a CDS encoding DUF3067 family protein, with translation MTGQELRKLMLDKWGYSYDVQFRRTQGKIFLQIMWKYLEQASFPLSEEEYQAHLDSIANYLHALGGAIQVQTFITQTRDRPRLGKAVSIPLDLGDRSSEWIL
- a CDS encoding cytochrome b6-f complex iron-sulfur subunit; this translates as MAQFSESADVPDMGRRQFMNLLTFGTVTGVALGALYPVVNYFIPPASGGAGGGTTAKDELGNDVSVSKFLESRNPGDRNLVQGLKGDPTYIVVESKEAIADYGINAICTHLGCVVPWNVAENKFKCPCHGSQYDATGKVVRGPAPLSLALAHTNVNDDKIVLTPWTETDFRTGEAPWWA
- a CDS encoding Uma2 family endonuclease; translated protein: MVQAPSSNILTLEEFLRLPETKPASEYIDGQIIQKPMPQGKHSLIQGELVPTINFVVKPQRLARAFPELRCTFGGRSIVPDIAVFVWSKIPRDEKGEVANTFPIPPDWTIEILSPDQNQTKVTKNILHCLKHGTQIGWLIDPTEQTVFVYRSKQETEVYDKPEALLPVPSFASELQLTVKELFAWLLE
- a CDS encoding PD40 domain-containing protein — its product is MVERHPQANIKAANERALRSLERAISLSSNQFSVVLVCCNYRVLQEEMLQRLAEISAAEHLQKVILPHNARSLYLNIHLQLVTGEKPPSALMVLGLEAVEAIEDLLSSINHIRDEFRKGHSFPFVLWVNEEVLQKIVRFAPDFASWAATPIRFEMTTPQLLQFLQQETDSLFAKILPKHSAQHQELHTLKNYSTLEQVWQHNDELQFAIRELQERGITLEPGLHASLKFVFGLDNYVSDRINIALSHFEQSLQVWQHLVEIGDEGDEGDEGDEGVFAGATPPTPPTPVSSPLLRQGVLLFYIGLCYCRLAEHNQIENRRYWYTAKSYFQQCLSVLQVAGRGDIAAEFIGQLAEVLQHLKEWEDLQIVAQKSLELHQTYGSQIQLACDYGFLAQVAVEQGRWLQSSILAHVSLLKLAEAQKQSASHECLFPLLLAQIYYLVLAKAQQNLGEQNVAREYLDKASKELPAALENSFHQYDAHRYIRFLRNLRSLYFEAGRYLQAYIIRQKRRSIEQQYGFRAFIGAGRLQPQRQATNPALMSASGSSSVALEIAASGRERDINNLIGRISRADKKLTVIHGQSGVGKSSIVSAGLVPALQNRAVGDQIAVPVVLQVYTDWVQALGKSLREAISQIKAEVAIAPEALPYADTPLTIGDILQQLKENANNHLITVLIFDQFEEFFFGYSDRHQKQAFDRFISDCLNISFVKVILSLREDYLHRLLEFQHLSALEAINHNILDKHIRYQLNNFSPEYAKAIIHKLTERSQAHLEPALIDALVDDLSTEFGEVRPIELQVVGAQLQDEQITTLQQYQQYRPNKLIERYIKELIRDCGPENEQAALLVLYLLTDESNKRPFKTRAELTAELAELEDAGKLELVLDILVRSGLVVLFPDVPERYQLIHDYLVDLIRYLQQQESNLQAQLNQLRSKVDQSQAEIERLKTELTQKKQQVKLVGTLPQGGLDLITELRELRKREELSQLEIEQLRAELKEKELTTQLAESQEKQRLSETRLNRALKIALTASILAILGLSISIITAVNNEIKTQSVSSEALFASQKGIDALKEGLKAGRKLQKVLWVDDNTREQVQTALYQAVSGAREYNRLEGHTSGVNSAVFSPDRSLIASASADTTIKLWYPDGSEFTTLSGHKDVVNSLSFSPDGQMIASASQDKTVKLWSRDGKLLRTFNGHQAGVNSVSFSPDGQIIASASSDNTIKLWNRDGKLLKTLKENNSAVLGVAWSPDGQTIASVSADKTASLWSRDGRLLKTWKGHNDAVLAVVWSPDGQMIATASLDKTIKLWNLQGNLLSILSGHSAAVTGVAWSPDGHTIASASIDETIKLWGTDGLLLGTLKGHNNWVNSVSFSSDGRTLASTSRDKTIKLWRWDDLLLRNPKTDNNKWITSISFSPDGRTLAAGSQDNTVKILTRYGKLLRTFTGHEGQVWGVSFSPDGREIASASKDKTVKLWSSDGQPLHTLKGHDDTVLGVAWAPDGQTVASASKDATVRLWSRDGQLLHTLRGHKGPVNWVSFSNDGKLLASASDDNTVKIWNLDGKLLYTLQSHRRRVSGVAWSPDGQTLASVSIDNTVKIWSRDGRLLKTLGGDSDSFIGVSFSPDGKTLAASSNDKIRLWNQQGTLLIVLKGDKEELTSVSFSPDGQILAAGSGNDTVIFRKLADLQLENLLTRGCSWLQDYLQTNQRITKSDRALCPGS